In Cryptococcus gattii WM276 chromosome A, complete sequence, one genomic interval encodes:
- a CDS encoding Endothelin-converting enzyme 1, putative (Similar to TIGR gene model, INSD accession AAW41939.1) gives MAEPRGSTDEESAPLLDTQTNATTPSVFSRPNTSREKALAAISVLFLLLASLFIGLFAGAESSYKKEKGKHGSGGGGDWATVTETKTDTQTETVTATTTHVSQPTGTPVPSICLTPECVQLSASILSALNTSVDPCDDFYQFATGGWQASNSIPEDRGLYGAFNEVSDNNKKLILKVLGSISDEKPDKDATVDERNLAKLKAVYTSCMDIDTLNDIGEKPLIDLVEHVLDIFGEFDVSSYVDNALPNAEPYEGAYDETYRLPDELIAAAAKVEEIKELKKAALTPDAKREKAELELTLSEVDEARRHKLTKALAWLHSRGVQGLVNFAIEGDAGGEDSQIQSLWLYQAQGGLPSKEYYDEAPILDLYHSVIHDILTELAQHTSSGKEKRGWVEDLVAVAMEEKLIDDESWPWPWPGKGGDGGDEDRRHPPHEPIGKRMDKLASQVLNFEKDLVKAGADPEYLYNPHYAYNPYSTSAVSHALPFLDIPTYLSTFAPRTFPENITVTYPPYLKAVTKLVEQTPDEVLSGYFVTRLALTYADALGPKTEVKKSFRRLQEVLKGIKPGTEENRQDVCLAWVDDIVGFIAGREFVREAFSPEAKSEGERIIRSIVSAFHAKLPHISWMDEESAAAAQKKAEAIIPKVGYPLLPDTTKPESLESWYARVDIDKEDFFGNVLRSSVVEESRVWLSLGRRRSRDSWEMYPQTVNAYYSPPDGEIVFPAGILQPPFYSLSWPAHLRYGAFGAVAAHELTHAFDNSGSQYDEKGRLRDWWTKKTVEDFEKRAQCVAKQYSKYWVYDAEGKKVFVNGNLTNGEDIADSGLAQAYTAWKSSIPDGSSSERLPGLDYSDEQLFFLAFARVWAQLIRPATAVSRIRTDPHSPPYWRTVGTLRNLDAFHKAWGCKAGTGMNPPKEEQCELW, from the exons ATGGCAGAGCCACGGGGTTCCACTGACGAAG AGAGTGCCCCTCTCCTTGATACCCAAACCAACGCAACAACACCTTCAGTTTTTTCTCGCCCCAACACAAGCAGAGAAAAGGCCCTAGCAGCTATTTCTGTCCTTTTCTTACTTTTGGCTAGTCTCTTTATCGGTCTCTTTGCTGGCGCTGAAAGCTCTTacaagaaggagaagggcAAACATGGCAGCGGTGGTGGCGGTGACTGGGCAACGGTGACCGAGACCAAGACTGACACCCAAACTGAGACTGTTACGGCGACTACTACTCATGTTAGTCAGCCTACTGGGACTCCTGTACCT TCCATCTGCCTCACCCCCGAATGTGTTCAACTTTCTGCGTCTATCCTCTCAGCACTCAACACTTCTGTCGACCCTTGTGACGATTTCTACCAGTTTGCTACTGGTGGTTGGCAGGCATCTAACTCTATCCCTGAGGATAGAGGCTTGTACGGCGCCTTCAACGAAGTCTCGGACAACAACAAGAAGTTGATCCTTAAAGTGCTCGGCTCTATTTCGGATGAGAAGCCTGATAAGGATGCTACTGTCGACGAGAGGAATCTCGCCAAGCTCAAGGCCGTTTACACCAGCTGCATGGACATT GACACTCTCAACGACATTGGTGAGAAACCCCTCATCGACCTTGTTGAACATGTTCTTGATATTTTCGGCGAATTCGATGTCTCTTCTTACGTCGACAATGCTCTCCCAAATGCCGAGCCTTACGAAGGTGCCTATGACGAAACTTACAGACTCCCAGACGAGCTTATTGCCGCCGCCGCGAAGGTTGAGGAGATCAAAGAGCTCAAAAAGGCTGCATTAACCCCTGATGCTAAAAGGGAGAAAGCGGAGCTCGAACTCACTCTTAGCGAAGTTGATGAGGCAAGGAGACACAAGCTTACCAAGGCTCTTGCCTGGCTCCATTCTCGAG GTGTTCAGGGCCTGGTCAACTTTGCGATTGAGGGTGATGCTGGAGGTGAAGACTCTCAGAttcaaagtctttggcTCTATCAGGCCCAAGGCGGCCTTCCTTCAAAGGAGTACTATGACGAAGCGCCCATTCTTGACCTGTATCACTCTGTCATCCACGACATCCTCACTGAGCTAGCCCAGCATACGTCTTCCGGAAAGGAGAAGCGTGGATGGGTGGAAGACCTTGTCGCTGTCGCTATGGAGGAGAAGTTGATAGATGATGAGTCATGGCCTTGGCCCTGGCCAGGAAAGGGCGGCGATGGTGGAGATGAGGACCGTCGTCACCCTCCTCATGAACCCATCGGCAAGAGGATGGACAAGCTTGCAAGTCAGGTATTGAACTTTGAAAAAGACCTCGTCAAGGCAGGCGCGGACCCTGAATACTTGTACAATCCCCATTACGCTTATAACCCATACTCTACTTCTGCCGTTTCCCATGCGCTTCCCTTCCTTGACATCCCGACATATCTCTCTACTTTTGCCCCCAGGACTTTCCCCGAAAACATTACTGTGACATACCCTCCGTATCTCAAGGCTGTCACGAAATTGGTTGAGCAAACGCCTGACGAGGTTCTGTCTGGCTACTTTGTCACTCGTCTTGCGTTAACTTACGCGGACGCTCTCGGGCCCAAAACTGAGGTGAAGAAAAGTTTCAGAAGATTGCAAGAGGTTCTGAAAGGTATTAAGCCCGGTACTGAAGAGAATCGACAGGATGTTTGCTTGGCCTGGGTTGATGATATCGTTGGTTTCATCGCCGGTCGTGAATTTGTCCGCGAAGCCTTCTCACCTGAAGCCAAGTCTGAGGGTGAGCGTATCATCCGATCCATTGTTTCTGCTTTCCACGCCAAGCTTCCTCACATCTCATGGATGGACGAGGAGTCTGCTGCGGCTGCTCAGAAGAAGGCGGAGGCTATCATCCCCAAGGTTGGATACCCTCTCTTGCCAGACACCACCAAGCCTGAGAGCTTGGAGTCTTGGTATGCTCGAGTGGACATAGATAAGGAGGACTTCTTCGGCAATGTACTCCGGTCTTCCGTGGTGGAAGAGTCTCGAGTTTGGTTGAGCTTGGGTAGGAGAAGGAGTAGAGACTCTTGGGAG ATGTACCCTCAAA CTGTCAACGCCTATTACTCCCCTCCTGATGGTGAAATAGTTTTTCCCGCCGGTATCCTTCAACCCCCCTTCTACTCTCTTTCGTGGCCTGCACACTTACGATATGGCGCTTTTGGAGCTGTTGCCGCTCATGAGCTGACTCATGCCTTTGACAACTCCGGTTCTCAATATGATGAGAAAG GACGACTCAGGGACTGGTGGACTAAGAAGACTGTAGAAGACTTTGAAAAGCGTGCACAATGTGTTGCCAAGCAGTACTCCAAGTACTGGGTATATGATGCGGAGGGTAAGAAGGTGTTTGTAAACGGCAAC CTCACCAATGGAGAGG ACATCGCCGACTCTGGTCTTGCGCAGGCCTACACTGCCTGGAAGTCCTCTATCCCTGACGGTTCCTCATCAGAACGACTCCCTGGTCTTGATTACTCCGATGAAcagctcttcttcctcgcctTTGCTCGTGTCTGGGCTCAACTTATTCGACCTGCCACCGCCGTCTCGAGGATTAGGACCGATCCCCATTCTCCTCCTTATTGGAGAACTGTGGGTACGTTGAGGAACTTGGATGCATTCCATAAGGCTTGGGGTTGCAAAGCGGGCACTGGT
- a CDS encoding Cytoplasm protein, putative (Similar to TIGR gene model, INSD accession AAW41940.1), which produces MSDVKKPVIIVAFYSTYGHISALAEEVIKGVESTGAIVKPYFIQETLSAEVLEKMYAGSSLKPKYPIITPNDLVEADGIIFGAPTRYGRLPAQVSAFFDQTGGLWAKGALVGKFVSLFTSAAGQHSGHESTAISSFPFFAHQGLVYVPIGYSEPSVGNVDELSGGSPYGSSTVAASDGHLQPTAKDLRIAAHQGKYFADFVATFVRGKNVA; this is translated from the exons AT GTCTGACGTCAAGAAGCCTGTCATCATCGTTGCCTTCTACTCTACTTATGGCCACATCTCTGCTCTCGCTGAGGAGGTCATCAAGGGTGTCGAGTCTACTGGCGCCATCGTTAAGCCTTACTTCAT TCAGGAGACTCTTTCCGCTGAAGTCCTTGAGAAG ATGTACGCTGGTTCTTCATTGAAGCCCAAGTACCCTATCATCACCCCCAACGACCTTGTTGAGGCGGACGGTATCATCTTCGGTGCCCCTACCCGATACGGCCGACTCCCCGCTCAAGTCTCTGCCTTCTTCGACCAGACCGGTGGTCTCTGGGCCAAGGGCGCCCTCGTTGGCAAGTTT GTCTCCCTCTTCACCTCTGCTGCCGGTCAGCACTCTGGTCACGAG TCCACTGCCATCTCCAGCTTCCCCTTCTTCGCCCACCAAGGTCTCGTATACGTCCCAATCGGCTACTCTGAACCCTCTGTTGGTAACGTTGACGAGCTTTCTGGCGGGTCCCCGTACGGAAGCTCTACAGTGGCTGCGTCGGACGGCCACTTGCAGCCCACTGCTAAGGACCTTAGAATCGCCGCCCACCAGGGCAAG TACTTTGCCGATTTTGTTGCCACCTTCGTAAGGGGCAAGAACGTTGCTTAG
- a CDS encoding Pheromone receptor 1, putative (Similar to TIGR gene model, INSD accession AAW41941.1), producing MAFAHPEYLIPSVIALVLPLYVLPWHLRTGNIATLSMVFWMSLLNIVHIVNCIVWVDNSTPRANWWGDISALIIVSYNYALPTAHLVLAKQLESFTSLRSHSPLYDFSARKRHRIFDISVTMGAPVVGYLIHLSNMDRRFYIIERLGPQAATYWNAWGVIWMAMVPILIALIVAVYTVMALVNICLRRQQMLSLIASDASVIRDQFYRLMFLTLSEVGTCGLRAIFNLMSFQNGPQPMGHRGAPSHNLTIIESLEWSSTTARGRLTLHLSFFTVVACSYVFFMCFATSTETKRFYSKTVRKIFPCIPESRTSRIHKLGSFDTGLSRSNATGTYPSAAAGPISPITHKDMDISLKGMLHAPALDKTGQWSINRGLNRVEIAPSVTTHGSKYDEETADSLYLPSMMT from the exons ATGGCGTTCGCTCATCCTGAATACCTCATCCCATCTGTCATCGCTTTAGTGTTGCCTCTTTATGTGTTACCATGGCATCTACGTACGGGTAACATTGCGACCTTGTCTATGGTTTTCTGGATGAGCTTACTCAACATCGTGCACATTGTCAACT GTATTGTATGGGTTGATAACTCAACACCAAGAGCGAACTGGTGGGGCGATATTAGTGCTCTAATCATTG TTTCGTACAACTATGCTCTTCCAACTGCCCATCTCGTCCTCGCTAAACAGCTCGAATCTTTTACATCTTTGCGATCCCATTCCCCCCTTTATGACTTTTCCGCTCGCAAGCGCCACCGCATTTTCGATATTTCAGTCACCATGGGTGCTCCCGTGGTCGGTTATCTGATCCACTTGAGTAATATGGATCGAAGGTTCTACATCATAGAGCGACTGGGACCTCAAGCTGCAACGTACTGGAATGCTTGGGGTGTTATTTGGATGGCTATGGTCCCCATCCTGATTGCCCTTATCGTGGCTGTATACACCG TCATGGCTCTCGTTAACATATGCCTGCGTAGACAACAAATGCTTTCGCTTATTGCTTCTGATGCCTCAGTCATTCGAGACCAGTTCTACCGTCTCATGTTCCTCACCCTTTCTGAAGTCGGCACTTGCGGTCTTCGGGCCATTTTCAACCTCATGTCTTTCCAGAATGGGCCTCAACCCATGGGCCACAGAGGCGCTCCTTCCCACAACTTAACCATAATTGAGAGTCTCGAATGGTCTTCCACGACCGCGAGGGGGCGGTTGACTTTGcatctttcttttttcACCGTGGTTGCCTGTAGCTATGTCTTTTTCATGTGCTTCGCCACTA GTACCGAGACCAAACGTTTCTACTCAAAGACTGTCCGCAAAATCTTCCCCTGCATACCCGAATCCCGTACCTCCCGTATTCACAAGCTGGGTTCCTTCGACACCGGCCTTTCCCGATCCAACGCCACTGGTACCTATCCTTCTGCTGCCGCCGGTCCTATTTCTCCCATTACCCATAAAGACATGGACATTTCTTTGAAAGGGATGCTCCATGCACCCGCCTTGGACAAAACTGGTCAATGGAGCATCAACAGGGGTTTAAACAGGGTTGAGATTGCGCCTAGCGTGACAACGCACGGTAGCAAGTACGACGAGGAGACAGCAGATTCGTTGTATTTACCATCGATGATGACTTAA